One window of the Dendropsophus ebraccatus isolate aDenEbr1 chromosome 12, aDenEbr1.pat, whole genome shotgun sequence genome contains the following:
- the DFFB gene encoding DNA fragmentation factor subunit beta isoform X2, whose protein sequence is MSAIMSFSYGGKWLVGACALGSRSRLSVWWSCVRHECPTMGGHHSSHKHMKVFKIRTVHGEAKYGVGCRNLKELLEKGCKKFKFPPQSARVCLYEDGTEISDEYLRNLPDNTELVLLTADQTWEGFVRDIDRLLSAFYSRQSEVTEAARKLLSDEQAPHRRKILVDFIQNLNENILAENREDDKSWFDGLEPRYKTKSSYMRNSCESRIRSYMKEVQSSAAAVDPAVRDDYKQLIESMCAELRAVKYNGHYFDRTEEKTRRLCTTEGWFSCQGPYDEEDCSSSHSINPYSNRESRVLFSTWNLDHRYNQDMAALNV, encoded by the exons ATGTCTGCTATTATGTCTTTCTCTTATGGTGGGAAATGGTTAGTTGGCGCATGCGCGTTAGGAAGTAGAAGCCGGTTGTCAGTGTGGTGGAGCTGTGTGAGACATGAGTGCCCCACTATGGGCGGCCATCACTCCTCACACAAACACATGAAGGTATTCAAAATAAGAACTGTGCACGGAGAAGCCAAGTATGGAGTCGGCTGCAGGAACCTGAAGGAACTTTTGGAGAAAGGCTGCAAGAAGTTCAAG TTTCCACCTCAGAGCGCCCGGGTGTGTCTGTATGAGGACGGCACAGAAATAAGTGATGAATATCTGAGGAACCTTCCGGATAACACAGAACTTGTCCTGTTGACTGCCGATCAGACTTGGGAGGGAT TTGTGAGGGACATTGACCGGCTGCTCTCGGCGTTCTACAGCAGACAGAGCGAGGTGACCGAGGCGGCCAGGAAGCTGCTGAGCGATGAGCAGGCTCCGCACAGGAGGAAGATTCTCGTGGACTTTATTCAGAACCTGAATGAAAATATCTTGGCTGAAAATCGTGAAGATGACAAGTCGTGGTTTGATG GATTAGAGCCACGATACAAGACCAAGTCCAGTTACATGAGGAACAGCTGTGAGAGCAGAATCCGCAGTTACATGAAGGAG GTCCAGAGCTCGGCCGCAGCAGTGGATCCAGCGGTGAGAGACGACTACAAGCAGCTGATAGAGTCCATGTGCGCTGAACTCCGAGCTGTCAAATACAATGGACATTACTTTGATAGAACAGAAGAGAAGACCAGACGTCTATGTACCACAGAGGGATGGTTCTCATGCCAG GGACCTTATGATGAGGAGGACTGCAGCTCCAGCCACTCCATTAATCCGTACAGTAACAGAGAGAGCAGAGTCCTGTTCAGCACATGGAACCTGGACCACAG ATACAACCAAGACATGGCTGCCCTGAATGTCTAA
- the DFFB gene encoding DNA fragmentation factor subunit beta isoform X1: MSAIMSFSYGGKWLVGACALGSRSRLSVWWSCVRHECPTMGGHHSSHKHMKVFKIRTVHGEAKYGVGCRNLKELLEKGCKKFKFPPQSARVCLYEDGTEISDEYLRNLPDNTELVLLTADQTWEGFVRDIDRLLSAFYSRQSEVTEAARKLLSDEQAPHRRKILVDFIQNLNENILAENREDDKSWFDGLEPRYKTKSSYMRNSCESRIRSYMKEVQSSAAAVDPAVRDDYKQLIESMCAELRAVKYNGHYFDRTEEKTRRLCTTEGWFSCQGPYDEEDCSSSHSINPYSNRESRVLFSTWNLDHRIEKKRSVLPRLTEALMESDGRQINWKYFFNLLFTMENLKLVHIACHKKSAHNLTCDDAMIYEKRKPARKGES; this comes from the exons ATGTCTGCTATTATGTCTTTCTCTTATGGTGGGAAATGGTTAGTTGGCGCATGCGCGTTAGGAAGTAGAAGCCGGTTGTCAGTGTGGTGGAGCTGTGTGAGACATGAGTGCCCCACTATGGGCGGCCATCACTCCTCACACAAACACATGAAGGTATTCAAAATAAGAACTGTGCACGGAGAAGCCAAGTATGGAGTCGGCTGCAGGAACCTGAAGGAACTTTTGGAGAAAGGCTGCAAGAAGTTCAAG TTTCCACCTCAGAGCGCCCGGGTGTGTCTGTATGAGGACGGCACAGAAATAAGTGATGAATATCTGAGGAACCTTCCGGATAACACAGAACTTGTCCTGTTGACTGCCGATCAGACTTGGGAGGGAT TTGTGAGGGACATTGACCGGCTGCTCTCGGCGTTCTACAGCAGACAGAGCGAGGTGACCGAGGCGGCCAGGAAGCTGCTGAGCGATGAGCAGGCTCCGCACAGGAGGAAGATTCTCGTGGACTTTATTCAGAACCTGAATGAAAATATCTTGGCTGAAAATCGTGAAGATGACAAGTCGTGGTTTGATG GATTAGAGCCACGATACAAGACCAAGTCCAGTTACATGAGGAACAGCTGTGAGAGCAGAATCCGCAGTTACATGAAGGAG GTCCAGAGCTCGGCCGCAGCAGTGGATCCAGCGGTGAGAGACGACTACAAGCAGCTGATAGAGTCCATGTGCGCTGAACTCCGAGCTGTCAAATACAATGGACATTACTTTGATAGAACAGAAGAGAAGACCAGACGTCTATGTACCACAGAGGGATGGTTCTCATGCCAG GGACCTTATGATGAGGAGGACTGCAGCTCCAGCCACTCCATTAATCCGTACAGTAACAGAGAGAGCAGAGTCCTGTTCAGCACATGGAACCTGGACCACAG GATTGAGAAGAAGCGCAGCGTCCTGCCCCGTCTCACGGAGGCGCTGATGGAAAGTGACGGCAGGCAAATCAACTGGAAGTATTTCTTTAACCTTCTGTTCACTATGGAAAACCTGAAGCTGGTTCACATCGCCTGCCACAAGAAGAGCGCACACAACCTGACGTGTGACGACGCCATGATATACGAGAAGCGGAAACCTGCCAGGAAGGGCGAGAGCTGA